Proteins encoded within one genomic window of Calonectris borealis chromosome 1, bCalBor7.hap1.2, whole genome shotgun sequence:
- the GJA3 gene encoding gap junction alpha-3 protein: MGDWSFLGRLLENAQEHSTVIGKVWLTVLFIFRILVLGAAAEEVWGDEQSDFTCNTQQPGCENVCYDKAFPISHIRFWVLQIIFVSTPTLIYLGHVLHIVRMEEKRKEKEELKKKGGIKDSNYPGAAASGSGGGGGSNNIKDPLGKKGKEKLPIRDERGRIRMGGALLRTYVFNIIFKTLFEVGFIVGQYFLYGFELKPVYQCSRSPCPHTVDCFISRPTEKTIFIIFMLVVASVSLLLNMLEIYHLGWKKLKQGMTSRYSLEMPVATMTPVMVTGESKPVTLPPPAPPIVVTTTAPHPVLPDTRAVTPLLAPVTMAPYYAAATPRPRPPSNTASMASYPVAPPVPDERHRAVTPTPICTPVTIPTPIPTPTPAVINYFNSNSRALAAEQNWVNMAAEQQGKAPSSSAGCSTPSSVRHPLPEQEMPLEQLLPPPAGQPIAAANSGSSTSLSGASGSKWDVEGEEELSEERPISAACTTVEMHEPPLLVDTRRLSRASKSSSCRARSDDLAV, translated from the coding sequence ATGGGTGACTGGAGCTTTCTGGGGAGACTGTTAGAGAATGCGCAGGAGCACTCCACGGTTATTGGCAAGGTTTGGCTGACGGTACTGTTTATCTTCAGGATACTGGTGCTGGGGGCCGCTGCTGAGGAGGTCTGGGGAGATGAGCAGTCGGACTTTACATGCAACACTCAGCAACCTGGTTGCGAAAATGTTTGCTATGACAAAGCCTTCCCCATTTCTCACATCCGCTTCTGGGTGCTGCAGATCATTTTTGTCTCCACTCCAACCCTCATCTACTTGGGCCATGTGCTGCACATTGTACGcatggaggagaagaggaaagagaaagaagagctgaaaaagaaGGGAGGCATCAAAGACAGCAACTACCCAGGAGCAGCAGCGTCTGGCAgtggtggtggaggaggcagCAATAACATCAAGGATCCTCTTGgcaaaaaggggaaggagaagctcCCGATCCGTGATGAACGTGGTAGAATCCGTATGGGGGGTGCCCTGCTCCGTACCTACGTCTTCAATATCATTTTCAAGACACTGTTTGAGGTGGGCTTCATTGTGGGCCAGTACTTTCTATATGGCTTTGAGCTAAAGCCAGTGTACCAGTGCAGCCGCTCACCTTGCCCACACACTGTGGACTGCTTCATCTCAAGGCCCACTGAGAAGAccatcttcatcatcttcatgttGGTGGTGGCCTCTGTCTCCCTGCTGCTGAACATGCTTGAGATATATCACTTGGGGTGGAAGAAGCTTAAGCAGGGCATGACAAGCCGGTACAGCCTTGAGATGCCTGTTGCAACAATGACACCAGTCATGGTAACAGGGGAGTCCAAACCTGTtaccctgccaccaccagcaccacccaTAGTGGTAACGACTACTGCGCCCCACCCTGTTTTGCCTGACACCCGTGCTGTCACCCCGCTGCTGGCCCCGGTGACCATGGCACCATACTATGCTGCAGCTACTCCAAGACCACGGCCCCCCTCCAACACAGCCTCCATGGCCAGCTACCCTGTTGCTCCACCAGTTCCTGATGAGAGGCACCGTGCTGTGACTCCCACGCCCATCTGCACTCCTGTCACCATCCCGACCCCCATCCCCACGCCCACGCCAGCCGTCATCAACTACTTCAACAGCAACAGCCGTGCCCTGGCGGCCGAGCAGAACTGGGTCAACATGGCAGCTGAGCAGCAGGGGAAGGCGCCCTCCAGCTCGGCAGGCTGCTCTACCCCCAGCAGTGTCCGGCATCCCCTTCCCGAGCAGGAAATGCCGCTGGAGCAGCTACTCCCACCACCAGCTGGGCAGCCCATTGCTGCGGCCAACAGcggcagcagcaccagcctgAGCGGGGCAAGCGGCAGCAAGTGGGATGTGGAGGGTGAGGAGGAGCTGTCAGAGGAACGGCCCATCTCAGCTGCCTGCACCACTGTGGAGATGCATGAGCCACCGCTGCTCGTAGACACACGGCGCTTGAGCAGGGCCAGTAAGTCgagcagctgcagagccaggtCAGATGACCTGGCCGTGTAG